One part of the Odontesthes bonariensis isolate fOdoBon6 chromosome 13, fOdoBon6.hap1, whole genome shotgun sequence genome encodes these proteins:
- the LOC142397370 gene encoding signal-regulatory protein beta-2-like, producing MILVWVTLLLLHRGYSLVPVVTVQLGEPVTLTCVFPGERWSTDKLHWYKQSTGETLKSVVFLWKNINPTYGPGYSASKLKATCNEKNSTLTILRTSKEDEGMYHCAAFGFAAVTWSGTYLSLKGNSERTSNYTVIQQPAVSDPAGPGDSVSLQCSVLSDSENKTCSGDLSVFWFRAASNKSHPHIIFSDGNRRNECDKRAATQRRCVYHFSKNISSSDPGTYYCAVATCGEILFGNGAKLETEQTSSEFNMLVIITICFGFSVIVNVFFICYKTPRAANGKYKGRENSSSQGRHNNSIQPEDDLTEGGRDLNYAALHFSGGKATRGKKKKELTTEDSVYSYVRS from the exons ATTCACTGGTTCCAGTGGTCACAGTTCAGCTCGGGGAACCTGTGACTTTGACATGTGTTTTCCCTGGTGAAAGGTGGAGTACTGATAAACTTCACTGGTACAAGCAGAGTACAGGGGAGACTCTgaaatctgttgtttttctgtggaaaaatatAAACCCAACATATGGGCCAGGGTATTCTGCCTCAAAACTGAAGGCAACATGCAATGAGAAGAATAGCACTCTGACAATTTTGAGGACAAGTAAAGAAGATGAAGGAATGTATCACTGTGCAGCCTTTGGATTTGCTGCTGTTACTTGGAGTGGGACTTATTTGTCATTAAAAG GAAACTCTGAGAGAACATCAAACTACACTGTTATCCAGCAGCCGGCAGTATCAGATCCAGCTGGTCCAGGAGACTCAGTGAGTCTGCAGTGTTCAGTCCTCTCTGACTCTGAGAACAAGACGTGTTCAGGAGATCTCAGCGTGTTCTGGTTCAGAGCTGCATCAAATAAATCTCATCCACACATCATCTTCTCTGATGGAAACAGACGTAATGAATGTGACAAGAGAGCTGCCACTCAGAGGAGATGTGTGTATCACTTCTCTAAGAACATCAGCTCCTCTGATCCTGGGACTTACTACTGTGCTGTGGCCACATGTGGAGAGATACTTTTTGGAAATGGGGCTAAACTGGAAACCG aGCAAACAAGTTCTGAATTCAACATGCTGGTGATCATAACAATCTGCTTCGGCTTTTCTGTgattgtaaatgtttttttcatctgttaTAAAACACCAAGAGCAGCAAATGGAAAATATAAAG GGAGAGAAAACAGCTCTTCACAAGGAAGACATAACAACTCGATCCAACCAGAAGACGATTTA ACTGAAGGTGGACGTGATCTGAACTACGCTGCGTTGCATTTCTCTGGAGGGAAAGCTAcaagaggaaagaagaagaaagagttgACGACAGAAGACAGTGTATATTCATATGTTAGATCCTGA